Proteins encoded in a region of the Roseateles sp. SL47 genome:
- a CDS encoding SRPBCC family protein, whose translation MPHTIHLHRVIKAPPERLYRAFTDPAAMNKWLPPHGFVGQVHDMDVRVEGRWRMSFTNFAGQAVHSFGGEYLDVKPGARLRYTSRFDDAKLPGQMTTTVVFKAVFCGTDLDITQEGIPEVIPPEACFLGWQESLQLLTLLVEPDIPNA comes from the coding sequence ATGCCGCACACCATCCACCTGCACCGTGTCATCAAGGCGCCGCCTGAGCGGCTGTACCGGGCTTTTACCGATCCGGCGGCGATGAACAAATGGCTGCCGCCCCATGGATTCGTCGGGCAGGTTCACGACATGGATGTCCGCGTGGAGGGGCGCTGGCGCATGTCCTTCACGAACTTCGCGGGTCAGGCCGTCCATAGCTTCGGTGGCGAATATCTGGACGTCAAACCCGGTGCGCGGCTGCGCTACACCAGCCGGTTTGATGACGCCAAGCTGCCGGGGCAGATGACCACCACGGTGGTGTTCAAGGCTGTGTTTTGCGGAACGGACCTCGACATCACCCAGGAAGGGATTCCGGAGGTGATCCCACCCGAAGCCTGTTTCCTCGGCTGGCAGGAGTCTTTGCAACTGCTGACCTTGCTGGTGGAACCCGACATTCCGAACGCCTGA
- a CDS encoding protein-disulfide reductase DsbD family protein, which translates to MRASLIPVVLALLAPLWGAAPSALAAGPSSPSPSAVGTSDRSSTDEVSVRLMSAARSVQPGQTLLVGLEQRIAAHWHTYWRNPGDSGQPTSIQWTLPTGAQAGEILWPAPQRFDVGPITNYGYENQTVLLTEIKLPSTLQTGSTVQLQAEATWLVCRDECIPQQATLVLKLPVTAQAVASADAKALLDTQAALPKAAPFTVHAAVQGQQLVVSWPADAALHEQEVSADKTLFLPQDWGRIQHAAKPQIERVDGQWRLRMPVGEQPAQAGQTMEGLLLLPGKAWAVKTRVDGLAGSATTAPSTTSAPTDARTPLTATAAPDALSLWAALGLAVLGGLILNLMPCVFPVLAIKALSFLHGDAGEHRRQGLAYTGGVLVAFGGLAAVLLALRSAGSSVGWGFQFHSPVFVLLLAWLMFVLGLSLAGLLQVGAGLAGIGQGLASRGGLVGSFFTGVLATIVATPCTAPFMGAAMAYALAQPPLQLFLVFMALGIGLALPYLALAFWPALQRRMPRPGRWMEVLKQGLAFPMFGAAIWLVWVLAQQAGPQGVLLALSGMGLLALGIWAHGISRGSARVGRWTGGVAALASVAAAAALLPMLQQEANASQPGSAPSAAAHEEAYTPERLAELRAQGQPVFVNLTASWCITCLVNERVALSTPEVKQAFQTGGITYLKGDWTRQDARITELLARHGRSGVPLYLFYPAGTGDEAQVLPQILTPGIVTTALRGSAT; encoded by the coding sequence ATGCGTGCCTCTCTGATTCCTGTTGTTCTGGCCCTGTTGGCACCCCTCTGGGGGGCGGCCCCATCGGCGTTGGCGGCCGGACCTTCATCGCCCTCTCCGTCCGCTGTGGGGACGTCGGATCGTTCGTCCACCGATGAAGTCAGCGTCCGCCTGATGTCGGCGGCCCGTTCCGTTCAACCGGGGCAGACCTTGCTGGTGGGGCTGGAGCAGCGCATCGCTGCGCACTGGCACACCTATTGGCGCAACCCTGGCGATTCTGGACAGCCCACCAGCATCCAGTGGACCTTGCCGACAGGTGCGCAGGCGGGTGAGATCCTGTGGCCGGCGCCGCAACGTTTTGATGTGGGGCCCATTACCAATTACGGTTATGAGAACCAGACGGTTCTGCTCACCGAAATCAAGCTGCCGTCGACGCTTCAGACCGGTTCCACTGTGCAACTGCAAGCCGAAGCCACCTGGCTGGTCTGTCGGGATGAATGCATTCCGCAGCAAGCCACCTTGGTGCTCAAGCTGCCGGTGACCGCGCAGGCGGTAGCGTCGGCCGACGCCAAGGCCTTGCTGGACACCCAGGCCGCGCTGCCCAAGGCTGCACCGTTCACCGTCCATGCAGCGGTGCAGGGGCAGCAACTGGTGGTCAGTTGGCCGGCGGATGCTGCTCTCCATGAGCAGGAGGTCAGTGCGGACAAGACCCTGTTCCTTCCGCAGGATTGGGGCCGTATCCAGCATGCGGCCAAGCCTCAGATCGAACGGGTCGACGGCCAGTGGCGGTTGCGCATGCCCGTTGGGGAGCAACCTGCCCAGGCTGGCCAGACGATGGAAGGGCTGCTGCTGCTGCCAGGGAAGGCCTGGGCCGTCAAAACAAGGGTCGACGGCCTTGCAGGCAGCGCCACAACCGCCCCGTCAACCACCAGCGCCCCCACCGATGCAAGGACTCCCCTCACCGCCACCGCCGCCCCGGACGCCCTGAGCCTCTGGGCTGCCCTGGGCCTTGCCGTGCTGGGCGGGCTCATCCTCAACCTCATGCCCTGCGTATTCCCGGTGCTGGCGATCAAGGCGCTGAGCTTCCTGCACGGCGACGCGGGTGAACATCGTCGCCAGGGCCTGGCCTACACCGGGGGCGTGCTGGTGGCCTTCGGGGGGCTGGCTGCCGTGCTGCTGGCCCTGCGCAGTGCCGGATCCAGCGTCGGTTGGGGCTTCCAGTTCCATTCGCCGGTGTTTGTCCTTCTGTTGGCCTGGCTGATGTTTGTGCTGGGCCTGTCGCTGGCCGGTCTTCTGCAGGTGGGGGCAGGCCTTGCCGGCATCGGCCAGGGCCTTGCCAGCCGTGGAGGTCTGGTGGGCAGCTTCTTTACCGGCGTGCTGGCCACCATCGTGGCCACCCCCTGCACCGCACCGTTCATGGGCGCTGCCATGGCCTATGCACTGGCGCAGCCGCCGCTGCAGCTGTTCCTGGTGTTCATGGCCCTCGGCATCGGTCTGGCCCTGCCTTACCTGGCGCTGGCGTTCTGGCCGGCCTTGCAGCGGCGCATGCCGCGCCCCGGGCGCTGGATGGAGGTGCTCAAGCAAGGTCTGGCCTTCCCCATGTTTGGCGCCGCGATCTGGCTGGTGTGGGTGCTGGCACAGCAGGCAGGGCCGCAGGGTGTGCTGCTGGCGCTCTCCGGCATGGGGCTGCTGGCGCTGGGCATCTGGGCCCATGGCATCAGCCGTGGCAGCGCGCGGGTCGGCCGATGGACCGGCGGTGTTGCTGCATTGGCTTCGGTGGCGGCTGCGGCCGCGCTGCTGCCGATGCTTCAGCAGGAGGCCAATGCCAGCCAGCCGGGCTCGGCGCCCAGCGCGGCTGCCCATGAGGAAGCCTATACGCCGGAACGCCTGGCCGAACTTCGTGCCCAGGGCCAACCGGTGTTTGTGAATCTGACCGCCTCGTGGTGCATCACCTGCCTGGTCAACGAGCGGGTGGCCTTGTCCACCCCCGAAGTGAAGCAGGCCTTCCAGACAGGCGGCATCACCTACCTCAAGGGCGACTGGACCCGTCAGGATGCCCGCATCACTGAACTGCTGGCTCGGCATGGCCGCAGCGGCGTCCCGCTCTATCTGTTCTATCCGGCTGGCACG